Part of the Sorghum bicolor cultivar BTx623 chromosome 1, Sorghum_bicolor_NCBIv3, whole genome shotgun sequence genome, ggcaaaaaaaaaaaacccatgAATCTTCCTTTTAATTGTGTTATTAGTTGGTTGTCTAAAATTGTTTGAAATTTTGGGCACCTAAAATATAGCAACTCTCTCATAGTTATTGAGTATATTAGACTGACTCCAACAATAGTACCCAGACCCAAAAATATGTCTTGCAATAACACTTTGTCTTAAAAAAACAAGACTCAAACAACTAACCCAAACACCGAACTCATTTCGGATAGCAGCCTGGATGAGACGCAGAAATGTGTCATTCTCTCTCCTCGACCCATTCTCTGCGGCATCCGGCGTTGGTTTCCTTGTTTGCGTCTACTGCTGGGAGGTTTGCCGCTGCCATGGGTATTAGTGGACAATGCACGCGCTGGTCTGGTTGCCGAGCTTGCGGAGTAGAGCGTGCATCTGTAGCATGAGCTCGATGACGAACTGCTACATCCGTCCGCACCGCAGTGTCAGCGCCAGGAGGGGCCGACCGGGCGGGACGACGAGCCATGGCGCACCCCCTCCCCCCACCTTGCTCGGTGCCGTCGCAACGGCGACTCCTCCAGCGCCGGTGCCGAGCGCCACTGTGCCGAGCGGCGCCACCATCCGAGTGCTGCCACCATGGGGTCGCGTTGCCATCTCGCCCAGCCACGCTAGGACCGATGCTCGCCGTTGCCAAATTCGGTGAAGAGGCCCTTCCCATGGTTCGACGGGGGTGTGCCGGCGTCGTTGAGGATAGGGCAGGGtcggctgctgctcctgctcggcCCCTGCCACCACCGTGTCTGCGTTCGCTGTTGGAGAAGCTGAGTTCTTACGGTGTTATCTATTCACTGTGCATGACACAAACCTAGGAATGAGACTTGTATTTGCATTCCTATGTTGGAGTCagtctaagagcatctctaaaaGCTTTTTTAAAtctcactctctaaatcatTATTTAAAGAATTATTTGCATAAAAATCatttggctagcgaaaaatCCGGAATAGAAAATGATTATAACACTTTAGAGAGTCATTCTCTAAATATAATCATTTTCTATTCCGGATTTTATCTCATATACACTTTAGAGAGTCATTCTCGTTTTCTATTTTTGGCTAGCGAAAAATCCGGAATTGAAAATGATTATATTAGATGAGTAGATGACCATTTAGAAAAGCTATTAGAGAGTactttttttctaaaatctctATTTCTACCATTTATGAAGGATGCAAAGAGTTTCATGAAGATGTCTAACTCTGGTCGTCCTACGTGCATGACTCGTTTGTCATAGCTTTTCTAGCAACTTTATAAGTTGTTGAAAGCTGATTTGTGCCAAGCAAATAATTTTGAAATAGGGTCACATGTGATGCTCTTTAAATTATGCTCGTTTTACTTTGTTTCATGGGCCCTACGTGGGATTATTATGTGACATCATATTTTTAAAGAGTTTTAACCCCACCAAAAAAGGCAACTAGTCACTAGTCAAGGAAAAGGGGACTACGGACCAAATTATAGTTTGGCCAACCAGAGGCACAACCAAAAGACATGCAGTGTTGAGCCTCAAGACGCAAGCGAAGCGATAAATTGCTACCGGATCGATCAATGGAGTATTGGAAGCTAGAGACATTCATGACCCATCCGGCCATCCCTCGCCTCTATGGCTCAATGCATCTTTTACAGGGTGATAtgtattatagtatttttgttttatttgataattattgtttaattatggactaatcgaatttaaaaaatttatctcgcaaattactctctaattatatttttaattttataaatagtatatatttaaAAACTTTATGCATGTATCTAAATATTTAATATAATCAACAATAAACTTTAACAAGACAAAGCAACTCCTAGTGAAACACACGTGAGCTGGCCATACCCGGATTGTTCCTGACGAGGTTCGATTTTTGCTAGGGAGATGTTGGCATGCTGCGGGCTTGTTCTCCGGCTATCCGCTCCGCTCCTCGGATCGGCGACGGCGATCGCTGAAGCTGAGCTGGATTGACAAAAGGGTCGGTCCACCCACATTCATACACGTGCTTGCTGCCTCTGTCAGTCTCAGTCAGCACCAGTTCACCACCACCGAGTCCTTTGCCTTCCCAGGGCTGTCCGTCGCTGGCAGGCTGGACCCCGCCGAGCTCGCCCACCGACCAACAAGCCCACAAGGCCTAGCCACCACCAccatcctcctcctctccctccCCCCACCGCCCGACCATTCTTCCCGCAGGCACGGGCGCACGCCGCACGCGGTTTCCACTCGCTTCGTCCCCTGCGGATCCCCCTCAGGTCAACCACCAccactcctcccctctgcccccaTTTAAGCATCTCGCACTCGCCCTCGCGCTTCAGATCTCTCTCGTCCTCCGATCTGCATCTCACGCACGTTGGCTTGCTCCCACCTTTTCTTTCTCTAGCAGAGTAACAGTCTAGCAGAGGCGCAGAGCGAGCATGTCGTCGTCGGCGGAGAACGACCCCACGGTGACCGAGCGCGGCGCCAGCAGCAAGGACAAGCACGAGGACGGCGACAAGGAGCAGGGCGGCGGCGGGTTCATTGACAAGGTGAAGGACTTCATCCACGACATCGGCGAGAAGATCGAGGAGGCGGTCGGGTTCGGCAAGCCCACGGCCGACGTCTGCGGCATCCACATCCCGCACATCAGCCTTCACCGCGCCGACCTCGTCGTGGACGTGCTCATCAAGAACCCCAACCCGGTGCCCATCCCGCTCGTCGACATCGACTACCTCATCGACAGCGACGGCCGCAAGCTCGTGTCCGGCCTCATCCCCGACGCCGGCACCATCCACGCGCACGGCCAGGAGACCGTCAAGATCCCCGTCTCGCTCGTCTTCGACGACATCCGGAGCACTTACAAGGACATTCAGCCGGGGAGCATCATCCCTTACCTCGTCCGCGTCGTGCTCCTCGTCGACGTCCCCATCATCGGCCGCATCAAGATCCCGATCCAGAAGGACGGCGAGATCCCCATCCCGTACAAGCCCGACGTCGACGTCGAGAAGATCAAGTtccaccacttctccttcgagGAGACCACCGCCACGCTCCACCTCAAGCTCGAGAACAAGAACGACTTCGACCTCGGCCTCAACCTGCTCGAGTACGAGATGTGGCTCGGCGACGATAGCATCGCCTCCGCTGAGCTCACCCAGACCGCCAAGATCGAGAAGCAGGGGATCACCAGGATGCAGGTGCCCTTCAGCTTCAGGCCTAAGGACTTTGGATCCGCTGTCTGGGACATGATCAGGGGAAGGGGCACGGGGTACACCATCAAGGGAAAGATTGATGTCGACACTCCCTTCGGCAACATGAAGCTGCCCATAAGCAAAGAGGGTGGAACCACCTGCATCAAGAAggacgatgacgacgatgacgacgatgacAACTGAACTGAGGTACTACTACTATCTGCTGCCTGTTGATCCAATGCCATACTACTAGTCAGTGCTCTTTTCTTCTTCCAAGATGATTCCAAATCTTCATATGGAGTATGTATTCACCAGTCCAGTAAGTACTAGTCACTACTCTTTTTGACTAACTAGAATGCCAGTGGAAAAGAGACAGCTTTAGCTTGAGCATTTTAAATTTGATTTTAGGTGTGTTGACAGGCTAAGTTCTGTACTGCTACACTATGCAATAGCCGAACTTGGTAGGCTTAAGTTTCCAAAACCTGACCATTTTGTAGCTTGGATCAATTATAATGAAAAGCTTAGTCTACTATGACCTCCACTAGTCATAGAGATTTTGCAAGTATCCGAACTTGTTATGCTAGGCGATGGCAACTTGAGGTACTAATACTATCTGCTGCCTGCCGTTCTACGGTTCTAGTAACATCTTTGTCGTTCCATGTTGCCAAATCATTCATTCATATGATGATTCATCAGTTTAGTacttgttattatttttatcagcACTCTTTAACTATAATACTAGTGGAAAAGTGACAGCTTTAGCATAAGCATGGATCCTTTTTAATTGATTTAAGGTGTGTTCATTAAATGCAATATCCGAACTTGCTATGCCTTTAAATTTCCAAAGATCCAGAATTCTGATAGACACTAGAAATAGTTGTTACAAGTTGTCATTTTGAAACTCTGCAGTCTCTCCATGGATCACTTGTACCGAAAAGCTTAGTCAACTACTCAACTATGACCTTATTAGTCGGAGAGATTTTGCAAGCACTTGATCTGCACTTGTTTATGCTAGACGTTCAAGAATATGTGTGACAAATATTCAGTGCATGTCAATGTCAATAATACTAGATTTTATACTCTGTTCAAATGGTCAGACTACACACATTGTTTGATTCAAGCAGAGATCTGTGTTTGATGAACTTATAGAATGTGTAATTAATCATTCTATTTCAAAAGATGTTAGCTCAAAATATGCTATCCGGACTAGGTTGTAAGTCGTAGCAACAATCCCATGTGAAAACCCAAGAAAACTTTGCAGTGCAGGACTGCAGGCAGTTGCTATGTCTTTCAATTGTTCATGGGAACTTTGGGCGTTTTACTGAACTCTGTTTCTGAACCACCCTACCATTGTTGCAGGCAGGACTGGAGCGCTGCTGTTACCTTTCACACAAAATGCAGCAAAGCAGAGAAGGATGTGGGGATCGTCATCCACCTGATACCCTTAGTGCTAGTTAAGCTCGTGCCTTAGCTTATGGTGTCTTGTTGTTTTGCATCGTCTGAACATCCTCACTTCGTCAGTGTACGTTGTGGTGCCATGCGGTTGTCCAGTTTGAGGTTTCCTCTGTGTAGTCTCCTGCGTGAATTCCTTCTCCAAACTTTGCGGTTGGAACTGAAGAATAAGAATAAAATTCCATGACCCTCCTGGTTCTTTTGTGGGTCTGGTTGGAATAGCTCCTGGCTGAATTGTTTGCGCTGCTGTGATGGTCAAGTGCCAACAGTATTCCGGAAATGAACTTTACAGCCTTACAGGCATGTTCTTTATCCATACAGAAGCTCACGGGCAAGTCATGAATAATCGACTCCTGTTTTCATGGGGCTGTGTCTGcttctctctttcttttctttgttcTTTCTGAAATGCTTGTTTGGCATGTCATTCGACGAAGGAGCAAAACCATCCTGTTCTCGAGTGAGAGTAACTATCAATAACTTGCCGCCTTACAATTTCACCAAAGATAGATAGGCAGACAGGGACAGAAATTCTTCATTCAGTCAAAGCGTGAACACATTTGAGAAGACCATTTTTTGGCGCTCACTGCTCACACGAGAAATACATGAATGAATCCATATTGATTGATTATTAAGGGCTCAAGTCCAGAGTGTAATATAATCCGTTGCATCACGCACTGGAGATGGTGGTCGTTTTCAATCAATCTCAGTGGTTCGGTAAACTAACAAGACCAGCACCTTAGGGCTTAGGGAGAACAAAACCTAACATCTCTATACAAGGAATTGTAAAGAGCACAAGTAAAACACAAGTGTATAGAGCTCAAACCACACACAAGGTTTTCTCTATGGTTCAGCCAAACGAATAAGCAAGCTGAGTCCTTCCTCTTAACGATTATTAGGGGGCCCGAGGCCCACTGTTTTCAATCCCTCTCTTGTGAGTTGGGCCTGCTCAGCCCACCTCCACCTCCCGCTGCTCCACTCCAGTTCTAGGGGAGTGCAAAGCGAGGTTCCCCAATCCCCCGAAACATTTGGTCGAATCTGGCGTGAGATCCGCCCGACTCTCGCTCCGTTCCGGCGCTCTCGGCCGGGTAAGGTTCCACCTTCCACCGACGACATGGCGGGGAAGGGAGCCAAGGCCACGGCCGCCAAGTCGTCGGACAAGGACAAGGGGAAGAAGGCCGGCGGCCCCGTCTCGCGCTCCTCCCGCGCCGCACCTCAGGTGAGCTTCATCCCTCCGCTCCGCTCCCCTCTGCTCCACACGTTGCCTGCCTGGTCATCCTGTTTTAGATTTGGTGTAGATGCTGCTGGTGCCACCAACACTTTGCTGTGCATTCGGGGCCGCGGTTGTTGGATTCCTCTCTCTAAATTCTCCAGGGTTCACGCGATGCGATGCGTTTTTGCGGAATTTTATTAGGGTTTTCGCATGGTTAGTTAGATTTTGGCTACTTTTTCTCATTCAAAATTTTCGTAGATCTGGATAAACCCGTGGCATGTGTGAATTGGGTCCTGTGGATGGAATGGTGGTTAGAAGATTTCA contains:
- the LOC110431230 gene encoding desiccation-related protein At2g46140, producing MSSSAENDPTVTERGASSKDKHEDGDKEQGGGGFIDKVKDFIHDIGEKIEEAVGFGKPTADVCGIHIPHISLHRADLVVDVLIKNPNPVPIPLVDIDYLIDSDGRKLVSGLIPDAGTIHAHGQETVKIPVSLVFDDIRSTYKDIQPGSIIPYLVRVVLLVDVPIIGRIKIPIQKDGEIPIPYKPDVDVEKIKFHHFSFEETTATLHLKLENKNDFDLGLNLLEYEMWLGDDSIASAELTQTAKIEKQGITRMQVPFSFRPKDFGSAVWDMIRGRGTGYTIKGKIDVDTPFGNMKLPISKEGGTTCIKKDDDDDDDDDN